The following are encoded together in the Streptomyces sp. NBC_00341 genome:
- a CDS encoding mechanosensitive ion channel family protein — protein sequence MSLSALLAAAQSPEPGGSLDEAAKQAGNAAGWVEQNWSTWLNTGLRIVLIAAIAIVLRIAIRRALTKLIERMNRSAQAVEGTALGGLLVNAERRRQRSEAIGSVLRSVASFLILGTAALMILGAFQINLAPLLASAGVAGVALGFGARNLVTDFLSGVFMILEDQYGVGDTIDAGVASGEVIEVGLRVTKLRGENGAIWYVRNGEVKRIGNLSQGWSTAGIDVQVRPTEDLDQVRTVITEAAQLMAKDDPWTERLWGPVEILGLDTVLLDSMTVRVTAKTMPGQAVGVERELRWRIKRAFDEAGIRMIGGIPAQPDEAAAADPTAGMAAPSAYASATSPQSLAATPIVQPPNISK from the coding sequence GTGTCCCTGTCCGCCCTGTTGGCCGCAGCCCAGTCACCCGAGCCGGGTGGCTCGCTGGACGAAGCCGCCAAGCAGGCAGGCAACGCCGCGGGCTGGGTGGAGCAGAACTGGTCCACCTGGCTGAACACCGGTCTGCGGATCGTGCTCATCGCCGCCATCGCGATCGTGTTGCGCATCGCGATCCGCCGTGCCCTGACCAAGCTCATCGAACGCATGAACCGCAGCGCCCAGGCGGTGGAGGGCACCGCGCTGGGCGGTCTGCTGGTCAACGCGGAGCGCCGCCGCCAGCGCTCGGAGGCGATCGGCTCCGTACTCCGTTCGGTGGCCTCGTTCCTGATCCTCGGCACCGCCGCCCTGATGATCCTGGGCGCGTTCCAGATCAACCTGGCCCCGCTGCTGGCCTCCGCCGGGGTCGCCGGGGTCGCGCTCGGCTTCGGTGCCCGCAACCTGGTCACCGACTTCCTCTCCGGCGTCTTCATGATCCTGGAGGACCAGTACGGCGTCGGCGACACCATCGACGCGGGCGTCGCCTCCGGAGAGGTCATCGAGGTCGGCCTGCGGGTCACCAAGCTGCGCGGCGAGAACGGTGCGATCTGGTACGTCCGCAACGGCGAGGTGAAGCGGATCGGCAACCTCAGCCAGGGCTGGTCCACCGCGGGCATCGATGTGCAGGTGCGCCCCACGGAGGACCTCGACCAGGTCCGTACGGTGATCACGGAGGCCGCCCAGCTGATGGCCAAGGACGACCCGTGGACCGAGCGCCTGTGGGGTCCGGTGGAGATCCTGGGCCTGGACACGGTGCTGCTGGACTCGATGACGGTCCGGGTGACCGCCAAGACGATGCCGGGCCAGGCCGTGGGCGTGGAGCGCGAGCTGCGCTGGCGGATCAAGCGCGCCTTCGACGAGGCGGGCATCCGGATGATCGGCGGCATCCCGGCCCAGCCCGACGAGGCCGCGGCGGCCGACCCCACGGCCGGTATGGCGGCCCCGTCCGCGTACGCCTCGGCCACCTCCCCGCAGTCCCTGGCGGCGACTCCGATAGTCCAGCCCCCGAACATCTCCAAGTAA
- a CDS encoding ROK family transcriptional regulator yields MGGTTPGTPRVLRAMNDRAALDLLVTQGPLTRTRIGELTGLSKPTASQLLTRLEAAGLVRSTGSQGGRPGPNAVLYEIDPSTAHVAALSVGPTGIDAVVADITGTVVGSCRVEAEAVEEEVRHRTAQLVAEAVDSALGRAGLGHDDLRSVVIGTPGAIDRHTGQLRYAPHLPGWHSRTLLADLAEVVGRPVTIENDVNLAAIAEQYEGAAQDHDDFVLAWLDEGVGAAIVLGGSLLRGATGGAGEIGYMPLPGAPLARGNAADWARPDAGGGFQSLVSSPAVQDLAGGRPPAEALADGAVLDEVARRLATGLAAIVAVVDPELVVLSGVVAQAGGEALRERVEAELTGLALPRPLLRISDIEGDPILTGALRTALAQARDTTFDTA; encoded by the coding sequence ATGGGCGGAACCACACCGGGAACCCCCCGCGTTCTGCGGGCCATGAACGACCGGGCCGCCCTCGACCTCCTGGTCACCCAGGGGCCCCTCACCCGGACCCGGATCGGCGAGCTGACCGGGCTCTCCAAGCCCACCGCGTCCCAGCTGCTGACCCGGCTGGAGGCCGCGGGGCTGGTCCGTTCGACCGGCAGCCAGGGCGGGCGCCCCGGCCCGAATGCCGTGCTGTACGAGATCGACCCGTCCACCGCCCATGTGGCCGCGCTCTCCGTCGGGCCCACCGGCATCGACGCGGTCGTCGCCGACATCACCGGCACCGTGGTCGGCTCGTGCCGTGTGGAGGCCGAGGCGGTCGAGGAGGAAGTACGCCACCGCACCGCCCAGCTCGTCGCGGAAGCGGTGGACAGCGCCCTCGGCCGGGCCGGTCTCGGCCATGACGATCTGCGGAGCGTGGTGATCGGCACGCCGGGCGCGATCGACCGGCACACCGGCCAGCTGCGCTACGCCCCGCACCTGCCCGGCTGGCACTCGCGCACCCTGCTCGCCGACCTCGCCGAGGTGGTCGGCAGGCCCGTCACCATCGAGAACGACGTGAACCTCGCCGCCATCGCCGAACAGTACGAGGGCGCCGCGCAGGACCACGACGACTTCGTGCTCGCCTGGCTCGACGAAGGCGTCGGCGCCGCCATCGTGCTGGGCGGGAGCCTGTTGCGCGGGGCCACCGGCGGCGCCGGGGAGATCGGCTACATGCCGCTGCCCGGTGCCCCGCTCGCCCGCGGCAACGCGGCCGACTGGGCGAGGCCGGACGCGGGCGGCGGTTTCCAGAGCCTGGTCTCCTCCCCCGCCGTACAGGACCTCGCGGGTGGCAGACCGCCGGCCGAGGCCCTGGCGGACGGGGCCGTCCTCGACGAGGTCGCCCGCAGGCTGGCCACCGGCCTCGCCGCCATAGTGGCCGTCGTCGACCCCGAACTGGTCGTCCTGTCCGGTGTCGTGGCCCAGGCCGGCGGAGAGGCACTCCGCGAGCGGGTCGAGGCCGAGCTGACCGGCCTCGCGCTGCCGAGACCGCTGCTGCGCATCAGCGACATCGAGGGCGACCCGATCCTGACCGGCGCGCTGCGCACCGCTCTCGCCCAGGCGCGCGACACCACCTTCGACACCGCCTGA
- a CDS encoding ABC transporter substrate-binding protein, whose translation MARWHIRTRVPVAFGAAALLLAGCANPSTGSNTDDPTKPVTLKFWHGWSAPSEAKAINENIARFEKLHPNIHVVSTGNVSDETINQALRAGGGDAPDVVTSFTTNNVGQYCSSGMWADLDPFLKKSGIDKTKVFPKTLLDYTQYEGVQCATPLLADAFGMYYNKDAFKEAGIARPPHTMSEMKADAVKLTRKNKNGSLERAGFMPNFQLYQNAPDRMFAQWGPQYFDGQGKARLADEPKTEQFFSTMRGLSDAQGGYQAMERLRATFGDEMSSQNGFLTGKLAMHLDGEWRGLMLKEAKAKFDWGVAPLPVPDDQADTYGRGYLTGTVAGIAHSSRHQNAAWELVKYLTIDTQPVVHFANAIHNVPSTFDALKSPDLDADPAFRAFIKIAQNPHSQAVPPSNNGGQYINSFGDFSQSVEAGRTKDLHSALKKLDDQIDADNVQSEN comes from the coding sequence ATGGCGCGATGGCACATACGCACCCGTGTGCCCGTGGCGTTCGGCGCAGCCGCTCTGCTGCTGGCCGGCTGCGCCAACCCGAGCACCGGCAGTAATACCGACGATCCGACGAAGCCCGTCACGCTGAAGTTCTGGCACGGCTGGTCGGCCCCCAGCGAGGCCAAGGCGATCAACGAGAACATCGCCCGCTTCGAGAAGCTCCATCCGAACATCCACGTCGTCTCCACCGGCAACGTGAGCGACGAGACGATCAACCAGGCGCTGCGCGCGGGCGGCGGCGACGCACCCGACGTCGTCACCTCGTTCACCACCAACAACGTGGGCCAGTACTGCTCCTCCGGCATGTGGGCGGATCTCGACCCCTTCCTGAAGAAGAGCGGCATCGACAAGACGAAGGTCTTCCCGAAGACCCTGCTGGACTACACCCAGTACGAGGGCGTCCAGTGCGCGACGCCCCTGCTCGCCGACGCGTTCGGCATGTACTACAACAAGGACGCCTTCAAGGAGGCCGGGATCGCCCGGCCCCCGCACACCATGTCCGAGATGAAGGCCGACGCGGTCAAGCTGACGCGGAAGAACAAGAACGGCTCGCTGGAGCGCGCCGGGTTCATGCCGAACTTCCAGCTCTACCAGAACGCCCCCGACCGGATGTTCGCCCAGTGGGGCCCGCAGTACTTCGACGGGCAGGGCAAGGCGAGGCTCGCCGACGAGCCCAAGACCGAGCAGTTCTTCTCCACCATGCGCGGTCTGTCCGACGCGCAGGGCGGCTACCAGGCCATGGAGCGGCTCCGGGCCACCTTCGGCGACGAGATGTCGTCCCAGAACGGCTTCCTGACCGGCAAGCTCGCCATGCATCTGGACGGTGAGTGGCGCGGGCTGATGCTCAAGGAGGCCAAGGCGAAGTTCGACTGGGGCGTCGCCCCGCTGCCGGTCCCGGACGACCAGGCCGACACCTACGGGCGTGGCTACCTGACGGGAACCGTCGCCGGCATCGCGCACAGCAGCCGGCACCAGAACGCGGCGTGGGAGCTGGTGAAGTACCTGACGATCGACACCCAGCCGGTCGTCCACTTCGCCAACGCGATCCACAACGTGCCGTCCACGTTCGACGCGCTCAAGTCGCCCGACCTGGACGCCGACCCGGCCTTCCGCGCCTTCATCAAGATCGCGCAGAACCCGCACAGCCAGGCCGTCCCGCCCTCGAACAACGGCGGGCAGTACATCAACTCGTTCGGTGACTTCTCGCAGTCGGTCGAGGCCGGCAGGACCAAGGACCTGCACAGCGCGCTGAAGAAACTCGACGACCAGATCGACGCCGACAACGTCCAGTCGGAAAACTGA
- a CDS encoding carbohydrate ABC transporter permease, with protein sequence MALSLSTSAKPAGRVTEPAPRNSPLRRKKNRERLRTLGFLSPWLVGFTVFFGYPLIATVYFSFMHYNQIKAPTFVGLRNWKYVLDQMPLFGPALWNTLWLVVVMVALRVVFGLGIGLLITKIKSGVGLFRTAFYIPYLAPPVAATVSFVFLLNPSTGPVNEMLSWIGVSGPSWFNDPNWSKPSLVLLSLWGIGDLMVIFMASLLDVPKEQYEAAELDGAGAWTKFRYVTWPAITPIVLFAVVTGVVQTMQYYTQALVAGKLASGVSIGPGTVIQPGYPDHSTLTVPQLVYSMGFQNFNTGAACVLSLVLFAIAMAVTLLLMRKSVGLIPAED encoded by the coding sequence ATGGCACTTTCCCTCTCCACCTCGGCGAAGCCCGCCGGGCGGGTGACCGAACCGGCCCCCCGCAACTCCCCCCTGCGACGCAAGAAGAACCGCGAGCGGCTGCGCACCCTGGGATTCCTCTCCCCCTGGCTGGTCGGCTTCACCGTCTTCTTCGGCTACCCGCTGATCGCGACCGTCTACTTCTCGTTCATGCACTACAACCAGATCAAGGCCCCCACCTTCGTCGGGCTGCGGAACTGGAAGTACGTGCTGGACCAGATGCCGTTGTTCGGCCCGGCGCTGTGGAACACGCTGTGGCTGGTCGTCGTGATGGTCGCGCTGCGCGTGGTGTTCGGTCTCGGCATCGGCCTGCTGATCACGAAGATCAAGTCGGGCGTGGGGCTGTTCCGTACGGCCTTCTACATCCCCTACCTGGCCCCGCCGGTCGCGGCCACCGTCTCCTTCGTCTTCCTGCTCAACCCGTCCACCGGACCGGTCAACGAGATGCTCTCGTGGATCGGGGTCAGCGGCCCCAGCTGGTTCAACGACCCCAACTGGTCCAAGCCCTCGCTGGTGCTGCTCTCCCTCTGGGGCATCGGCGACCTGATGGTCATCTTCATGGCCTCGCTGCTGGACGTGCCCAAGGAGCAGTACGAGGCCGCCGAGCTGGACGGCGCGGGCGCCTGGACGAAGTTCCGTTACGTCACCTGGCCCGCGATCACCCCGATCGTGCTGTTCGCCGTCGTGACCGGCGTCGTGCAGACGATGCAGTACTACACGCAGGCCCTCGTCGCGGGGAAGCTCGCCTCCGGCGTCTCCATCGGTCCCGGCACGGTGATCCAGCCCGGCTATCCGGACCACTCCACCCTGACCGTGCCCCAGCTCGTCTACTCGATGGGCTTCCAGAACTTCAACACCGGTGCCGCGTGCGTTCTCTCGCTCGTGCTCTTCGCCATTGCCATGGCCGTCACCCTTCTGCTGATGCGCAAGAGCGTCGGCCTCATTCCGGCGGAGGACTGA
- a CDS encoding carbohydrate ABC transporter permease, with the protein MTTTSLTRPQTVTASRGDGRDAARHRRKRILNWIAVHSVALALALFFVLPFVFVFLTSVMSDGQAMSGDLWPDSWHWSNYSAVFHTPGFLDWWRNSLMYAVVGTVFTVCSSVPVAYALAKFRFRGRRTAMILVISTMMLPPQVIIIPMYLVWAQQFHLSGSLWPLIIPMAFGDAYSIFLLRQFLLTIPQEYIESAKVDGCGELRTLLKIVVPMAKPGIAAVALFQFFYCWNDYFGPQIYAAQNPGAWTLSYGLESFKSAHAVNWNMTMAATLLVMAPVIIVFFFAQKAFVEGVTLTGVKG; encoded by the coding sequence ATGACCACCACCAGCCTGACCAGGCCGCAGACCGTCACGGCGAGCCGCGGAGACGGCCGCGACGCGGCCAGACACCGCCGCAAGCGCATCCTGAACTGGATCGCGGTCCACTCCGTGGCCCTCGCGCTCGCCCTCTTCTTCGTCCTGCCGTTCGTCTTCGTCTTCCTCACCTCGGTGATGAGCGACGGGCAGGCGATGAGCGGCGACCTGTGGCCGGACTCCTGGCACTGGTCGAACTACTCGGCCGTCTTCCACACCCCGGGATTCCTCGACTGGTGGCGCAACTCGCTGATGTACGCCGTGGTGGGCACCGTGTTCACGGTCTGCTCCTCGGTGCCGGTCGCCTACGCGCTGGCCAAGTTCCGCTTCCGCGGCCGGCGCACCGCGATGATCCTCGTCATCTCCACGATGATGCTGCCGCCGCAGGTCATCATCATCCCGATGTACCTGGTGTGGGCGCAGCAGTTCCACCTCTCGGGCTCGCTGTGGCCGCTGATCATCCCGATGGCGTTCGGCGACGCGTACTCGATCTTCCTGCTGCGGCAGTTCCTGCTCACCATCCCGCAGGAGTACATCGAGTCGGCGAAGGTCGACGGCTGCGGTGAGCTGCGCACCCTGCTCAAGATCGTCGTACCGATGGCCAAGCCCGGGATCGCGGCCGTGGCGCTCTTCCAGTTCTTCTACTGCTGGAACGACTACTTCGGCCCGCAGATCTACGCCGCGCAGAACCCCGGCGCCTGGACCCTGAGCTACGGCCTGGAGTCCTTCAAGAGCGCCCACGCGGTCAACTGGAACATGACCATGGCCGCGACGCTGCTCGTCATGGCGCCGGTCATCATCGTGTTCTTCTTCGCACAGAAGGCCTTCGTAGAAGGCGTCACCCTCACCGGAGTAAAGGGCTGA
- a CDS encoding 6-phospho-beta-glucosidase, producing MKLAVVGGGSTYTPELIDGFARLRDTLPVEELVLVDPAADRLELVGGLARRIFAKQGHPGRIVTTTDIDAGVADADAVLLQLRVGGQAARAKDEAWPLECGCVGQETTGAGGLAKAMRTVPVVLDIAERVRRTNPNAWIIDFTNPVGIVTRALLQAGHKTVGLCNVAIGFQRKFAALLDVTPGEVHLDHVGLNHLTWETGVRLGGPGGENVLPRLIAEHGDAIADDLHMPRAIVDRLGVVPSYYLRYFYAHDEVVRELGTKPSRAVEVAAMEKELLAMYGDPALDEKPALLAKRGGAFYSEAAVDLAASLLGDGGSTHQVVNTYNNGTLPFLPDDAVIEVQASVDRTGATPLAVAPLDPLYAGLIGNVTAYEDLALEAALRGGRDRVFKALLAHPLIGQFEYAEALTDKLIAHNREHLPWA from the coding sequence ATGAAGCTCGCAGTAGTTGGTGGCGGGTCCACCTACACACCTGAACTGATCGACGGATTCGCACGGCTGCGGGACACCCTGCCGGTCGAGGAGCTGGTGCTCGTCGACCCGGCGGCCGACCGGCTCGAACTCGTCGGGGGCCTCGCGCGGCGGATCTTCGCCAAGCAGGGCCACCCCGGCCGGATCGTCACCACCACCGACATCGACGCGGGGGTGGCCGACGCGGACGCGGTACTGCTCCAGCTCCGGGTGGGCGGCCAGGCCGCCCGTGCCAAGGACGAGGCGTGGCCGCTGGAGTGCGGCTGCGTCGGGCAGGAGACCACCGGCGCCGGCGGCCTCGCCAAGGCCATGCGCACCGTCCCGGTCGTCCTGGACATCGCGGAGCGCGTCCGGCGCACCAACCCGAACGCGTGGATCATCGACTTCACCAACCCCGTCGGCATCGTGACCCGGGCGCTGCTCCAGGCCGGTCACAAGACCGTCGGCCTGTGCAACGTGGCGATCGGCTTCCAGCGCAAGTTCGCGGCGCTGCTCGACGTGACCCCGGGTGAGGTGCACCTCGACCACGTCGGGCTGAACCACCTGACCTGGGAGACCGGGGTGCGCCTCGGCGGCCCCGGGGGTGAGAACGTGCTGCCCCGGCTGATCGCGGAGCACGGCGACGCGATCGCGGACGACCTGCACATGCCGCGGGCGATCGTGGACCGTCTCGGCGTCGTCCCCTCGTACTACCTGCGCTACTTCTACGCGCACGACGAGGTCGTGCGGGAGCTGGGCACCAAGCCCTCGCGGGCCGTCGAGGTCGCCGCGATGGAGAAGGAACTGCTCGCCATGTACGGCGACCCGGCGCTGGACGAGAAGCCCGCGCTGCTCGCCAAGCGCGGCGGCGCCTTCTACTCGGAGGCGGCCGTGGACCTGGCCGCCTCGCTGCTGGGCGACGGCGGTTCCACCCACCAGGTGGTCAACACGTACAACAACGGGACGCTGCCGTTCCTGCCGGACGACGCGGTGATCGAGGTACAGGCCTCGGTGGACCGGACGGGTGCGACGCCGCTCGCCGTGGCGCCGCTCGACCCGCTCTACGCCGGGCTCATCGGCAATGTGACGGCGTACGAGGACCTCGCGCTGGAGGCCGCGCTGCGCGGGGGCCGCGACCGGGTGTTCAAGGCCCTGCTCGCGCACCCCCTGATCGGCCAGTTCGAGTACGCGGAAGCGCTCACGGACAAGCTGATCGCGCACAACCGGGAGCACCTCCCGTGGGCGTGA
- a CDS encoding N-acetylglucosamine kinase, with protein sequence MGVNGSVLAIDAGNSKTDVALIGADGTVLSTARGGGFQPPVVGIGTAVDALGAAVERALASAGVGTESVAHVSACLANADLPVEEEQLTEALGERSWGRTVEVRNDTFAILRAGVDEPRGVAVVCGAGINCVGMVPDGRTARFPAIGRISGDWGGGSGLAEEALWFASRAEDGRGEPTELARTLPAHFGLGSMYALIEALHLGRIAFERRHELTPVLFATCAAGDPVARGLVDRLAEEVVAMASVALARLGLLDERAPVVLGGSVLAARHPLLDGRISELLAVRAPKAVVRVVEESPVLGAGLLGLDHTGAVPEVHERLRAQYA encoded by the coding sequence GTGGGCGTGAACGGATCGGTCCTCGCGATCGACGCGGGGAACAGCAAGACCGATGTGGCACTGATCGGTGCGGACGGCACGGTGCTGTCCACGGCCCGCGGCGGCGGCTTCCAGCCGCCCGTGGTCGGCATCGGCACGGCCGTGGACGCGCTCGGCGCCGCGGTGGAGCGGGCGCTGGCCTCGGCCGGCGTGGGTACGGAGAGCGTCGCGCACGTGTCGGCCTGCCTCGCCAACGCCGACCTGCCGGTCGAGGAGGAGCAGCTGACCGAGGCCCTGGGCGAACGGAGCTGGGGCCGCACCGTGGAGGTGCGCAACGACACCTTCGCGATCCTGCGGGCCGGGGTGGACGAGCCGCGCGGCGTGGCGGTGGTGTGCGGCGCGGGGATCAACTGCGTCGGCATGGTGCCGGACGGGCGCACCGCGCGCTTCCCCGCCATCGGCCGGATATCCGGTGACTGGGGCGGGGGTTCGGGTCTGGCGGAGGAGGCGCTGTGGTTCGCCTCGCGGGCGGAGGACGGCCGGGGTGAGCCGACCGAGCTGGCCCGTACGCTGCCCGCTCACTTCGGGCTCGGTTCGATGTACGCGCTGATAGAGGCGCTGCATCTGGGCCGGATCGCGTTCGAGCGGCGGCACGAGCTGACGCCGGTGCTCTTCGCGACCTGCGCGGCCGGTGACCCGGTGGCGCGCGGCCTCGTGGACCGGCTGGCGGAGGAGGTCGTGGCGATGGCCTCGGTCGCCCTCGCCCGGCTCGGTCTGCTGGACGAGCGGGCCCCGGTGGTACTGGGCGGCAGCGTGCTGGCCGCGCGCCATCCGCTGCTGGACGGCCGGATATCCGAGCTCCTCGCGGTGCGGGCCCCGAAGGCGGTGGTCCGGGTGGTCGAGGAGTCCCCGGTGCTGGGCGCGGGGCTGCTGGGCCTGGACCACACGGGTGCGGTGCCCGAGGTGCACGAGAGGCTGCGGGCGCAGTACGCCTGA
- a CDS encoding glutamate ABC transporter substrate-binding protein — translation MTGKDEPTTGPAGPLRRLRGWGGVTAMAVACAMTAALTLLPLSHRGGAAFDEGLSGPGTARAVQARADDCTDPDASLPPSVSGGDTIDRIKARGKLIAGVDQNSFQWGYRNPESRDLEGFDIDLVRAIAKDILGDPDDVIFRAIPTNQRIAALENDKVDVVVRTMTINCARLDQVSFSTAYFQAGQQVLAPKESTITGYNSSLAGKRVCTAEGSTAYEALEKRSFGSVFKDKHDGTDADEDLLTVPNQLDCLVRLQMGEVDAIVTDNALAAGQAAQDPAVELKGDKPFTTEYYGVATKKGADDLVARVNQVLVDYRAGGKNSPWMRSYRNWLQDGLPGITAPPVPKYRSN, via the coding sequence ATGACAGGGAAGGACGAGCCCACGACGGGGCCCGCGGGCCCGCTGCGCAGGCTGCGCGGCTGGGGCGGTGTGACCGCCATGGCCGTGGCCTGCGCGATGACGGCGGCACTGACCCTGCTGCCGCTCTCCCACCGCGGCGGCGCCGCCTTCGACGAGGGGCTCTCGGGACCGGGCACGGCACGGGCCGTGCAGGCGCGGGCCGACGACTGCACCGACCCGGACGCCAGCCTGCCGCCGTCCGTCTCCGGCGGCGACACCATCGACCGCATCAAGGCGCGCGGGAAGCTGATCGCGGGCGTCGACCAGAACAGCTTCCAGTGGGGGTACCGCAATCCGGAGTCCCGGGATCTCGAAGGCTTCGACATCGATCTGGTGCGGGCCATCGCCAAGGACATCCTGGGCGACCCCGACGACGTGATCTTCCGGGCGATCCCCACCAACCAGCGCATCGCCGCCCTGGAGAACGACAAGGTCGACGTCGTCGTCCGGACGATGACGATCAACTGCGCCCGGCTCGACCAGGTCTCGTTCTCCACCGCCTACTTCCAGGCCGGGCAGCAGGTCCTGGCGCCCAAGGAATCCACGATCACCGGTTACAACTCCTCGCTGGCCGGCAAGCGGGTCTGTACCGCGGAGGGGTCCACGGCGTACGAGGCCCTGGAGAAGCGGTCGTTCGGCTCGGTGTTCAAGGACAAGCACGACGGCACCGACGCCGACGAGGACCTGCTCACCGTCCCCAACCAGCTGGACTGCCTGGTGCGGCTCCAGATGGGCGAGGTCGACGCGATCGTCACGGACAACGCCCTGGCGGCCGGCCAGGCCGCCCAGGACCCGGCCGTGGAGCTCAAGGGCGACAAGCCCTTCACCACCGAGTACTACGGCGTGGCCACGAAGAAGGGTGCGGACGACCTGGTGGCCCGGGTCAACCAGGTGCTGGTCGACTACCGGGCCGGCGGCAAGAACAGCCCCTGGATGCGGTCCTACCGCAACTGGCTGCAGGACGGTCTGCCCGGAATCACGGCACCGCCGGTGCCCAAGTACCGCAGCAACTAG